A genome region from Clostridium pasteurianum includes the following:
- a CDS encoding MFS transporter: protein METLLKAYKGLPKEIYIIFISRIINSMGNFVFPLMTLILTVKMGFSAVAAGTFLTVMFLTKGPCIIIGGKIIDSVGRRKTIIIFQSIGAFSYFICAFLKPNIFMAILIMITSSLYAIAAPAFDSIVGDITTDKNRKQSFSLVYMGCNIGYAAGPVMAGILFNRFFPLIFIVDSFTTVASIVIFIFYIKETLVVNKKEEIHETYKRNSIFSVIKENKIVMCFAVIMFTYQFAYAQWSFILPIQMKHMFSSNGAFIYTLLAALNGLVVILFTPIVTHKLSSKNSLFVISISGFVYASVFFSFGMFKSVYPYFGSMFIMTLGEIAIAINDSSFIAKNTLNSNRGRINSLVMITSDSGYAVGPIIMGGVLTRFGYTYSWTAVSILNIIGAVSMFLLFRKTSDWRCIRNAR, encoded by the coding sequence ATGGAAACTCTTTTAAAGGCATATAAAGGTTTGCCAAAGGAAATTTACATAATATTTATATCGAGAATAATAAACTCTATGGGAAATTTCGTATTTCCACTTATGACTCTTATACTTACAGTTAAAATGGGTTTTAGTGCCGTTGCGGCAGGTACCTTTTTAACTGTAATGTTTTTGACTAAGGGGCCATGTATTATAATTGGTGGGAAAATTATAGATTCTGTTGGGAGAAGAAAAACAATAATTATATTTCAAAGTATAGGAGCTTTTAGTTATTTTATATGTGCTTTTTTGAAGCCCAATATATTTATGGCAATTTTAATAATGATTACTTCAAGCTTATATGCAATTGCGGCACCAGCTTTTGATTCAATAGTTGGAGATATAACTACAGATAAGAATAGAAAGCAGTCTTTTTCTTTAGTTTATATGGGATGCAATATCGGGTATGCAGCTGGACCCGTTATGGCTGGAATACTTTTTAATAGATTTTTTCCTTTGATATTTATAGTGGATAGTTTTACTACAGTGGCATCAATTGTTATTTTCATATTTTATATAAAAGAAACCCTAGTAGTCAATAAAAAAGAAGAAATTCATGAAACTTATAAAAGAAATTCAATTTTTTCTGTAATTAAAGAAAATAAAATAGTTATGTGCTTTGCAGTCATTATGTTTACCTATCAATTTGCCTATGCACAGTGGAGTTTTATACTGCCAATTCAAATGAAACACATGTTTTCGTCTAATGGAGCATTTATATACACTTTACTTGCTGCATTAAATGGACTAGTAGTGATTTTATTTACTCCTATTGTTACACATAAGCTTAGTAGTAAGAATTCTTTATTTGTAATCTCAATTTCAGGATTTGTATATGCTAGTGTGTTTTTTTCCTTTGGAATGTTTAAAAGCGTTTATCCATATTTTGGTTCCATGTTTATTATGACTTTGGGTGAAATAGCCATTGCTATAAATGACAGTTCTTTTATAGCGAAAAATACCTTAAATAGCAACCGTGGAAGGATAAATTCTTTAGTTATGATTACTAGCGATTCTGGCTATGCAGTTGGACCTATCATAATGGGAGGTGTTTTAACTAGATTTGGTTATACATACAGTTGGACTGCGGTTTCAATTTTAAATATCATAGGAGCAGTAAGTATGTTTTTATTATTTAGAAAAACAAGTGATTGGAGATGCATAAGAAATGCACGATAA
- a CDS encoding class I SAM-dependent methyltransferase has product MHDNYNNAISLSRYILEKILTNGDTAVDCTAGNGNDTSFLCDLVGASGRVYAFDIQKKALENTKNRLNSEGKDERVKLINDGHENLDKYISEEVKAAIFNLGYLPGDTHNIITKAETTIEALKKLLDKISQKGAVVINVYYGHEGGKTEKEAVEKFCASLNQKKYNVFVTKFINQINCPPELICIEKRV; this is encoded by the coding sequence ATGCACGATAATTATAATAATGCCATTTCTTTATCTAGATACATATTAGAGAAAATTTTAACTAATGGAGATACCGCAGTTGATTGTACTGCTGGGAATGGAAATGATACAAGCTTTTTATGTGACCTTGTTGGAGCTTCGGGCAGGGTTTATGCTTTTGATATCCAGAAAAAAGCTCTAGAAAATACTAAAAATAGACTAAACTCTGAGGGGAAAGATGAAAGAGTTAAACTAATTAATGATGGACATGAAAATTTAGATAAATATATTTCTGAAGAGGTAAAGGCAGCAATTTTTAATTTAGGATATTTACCAGGTGACACGCATAATATAATAACAAAAGCTGAAACAACTATAGAAGCTTTAAAAAAACTTTTAGATAAAATCTCTCAAAAAGGTGCAGTAGTAATAAATGTTTATTATGGCCATGAAGGTGGAAAAACAGAAAAAGAAGCTGTAGAAAAGTTTTGTGCTTCACTTAATCAAAAAAAATATAATGTTTTTGTAACCAAGTTCATAAATCAAATTAATTGTCCACCAGAGCTAATTTGCATTGAAAAGAGAGTATGA
- a CDS encoding iron-sulfur cluster assembly scaffold protein, with amino-acid sequence MIYSAEVDRMMCVAKGPNHGPAPIPEEGKWVQAKEIKDISGLTHGIGWCAPQQGGCKLTLNVKEGVIEEALVETIGCSGMTHSAAMASEILPGKTILEALNTDLVCDAINVAMRQLFLQIVYGRSQTAFSEGGLPVGAGLEDLGKGLRSQVGTMYGTKAKGTRYLEMTEGYVNHIALDKNNEVIGYEFISLGKMMEFIKKGVEPAEALKKSTGTYGRYKEAAKIIDPRQE; translated from the coding sequence ATGATTTATTCAGCAGAAGTTGACAGAATGATGTGTGTAGCAAAAGGACCAAATCATGGACCAGCTCCAATACCAGAAGAAGGAAAATGGGTACAAGCTAAAGAAATAAAAGATATATCAGGATTAACACACGGAATTGGTTGGTGTGCTCCACAACAGGGTGGTTGTAAATTAACTTTAAATGTTAAAGAGGGCGTAATTGAAGAAGCTTTAGTAGAAACAATAGGATGTTCAGGAATGACTCATTCAGCTGCTATGGCATCAGAAATACTTCCAGGAAAAACTATCCTTGAAGCATTAAATACTGACCTTGTTTGTGATGCTATAAATGTTGCTATGAGACAATTATTCTTACAGATAGTTTATGGAAGATCTCAGACTGCATTTTCAGAAGGTGGACTTCCAGTAGGCGCAGGTCTTGAAGATTTAGGAAAAGGACTTAGAAGCCAGGTTGGTACTATGTACGGAACTAAAGCTAAGGGAACTAGATATCTTGAAATGACTGAGGGATATGTTAATCACATAGCTCTTGATAAGAATAATGAAGTTATAGGATATGAATTCATTAGCCTTGGAAAAATGATGGAATTCATCAAAAAGGGCGTAGAACCTGCTGAAGCTCTTAAAAAATCAACAGGTACATATGGAAGATATAAAGAAGCTGCAAAAATTATAGATCCAAGACAAGAATAA
- a CDS encoding 6-carboxytetrahydropterin synthase, with amino-acid sequence MKYDEYRFKFYLNASHSIYIKGVLGEEHPHTWEIIIDTIKLTSGFIIFNDVEKYIEKYMDKYQDSYINSIEPFTTLNPTLENICSYFKDDIQRLLIELGWILVSIEISETPTRSYIIDLSNRVSTKRDLMVLNSKKEDIINSSANEKLIEFEKKIG; translated from the coding sequence TTGAAATATGATGAATATAGATTTAAATTTTATCTTAATGCCTCTCATTCTATATACATAAAAGGTGTACTTGGAGAGGAACATCCACACACTTGGGAAATTATAATAGATACCATAAAGCTTACAAGTGGATTTATTATTTTTAATGATGTGGAAAAGTATATCGAAAAATACATGGATAAGTATCAGGATTCTTATATTAATAGTATAGAGCCGTTTACAACATTAAATCCTACATTAGAGAACATTTGCAGCTATTTTAAAGATGATATACAAAGATTACTCATAGAGCTAGGGTGGATTTTAGTTTCTATAGAGATAAGTGAAACCCCTACACGATCATATATTATAGATTTATCAAATAGAGTAAGTACTAAGAGGGATTTAATGGTTTTGAATTCAAAGAAAGAAGATATTATAAATTCAAGTGCAAATGAAAAATTAATAGAATTTGAGAAAAAAATAGGGTGA